One region of Bombyx mori chromosome 27, ASM3026992v2 genomic DNA includes:
- the LOC101735420 gene encoding inhibin beta A chain-like precursor: MIAWSTSALVFILVGNFLSLDGEMLGSCANCANADLSVTQLTEARIEFVKQQILKKLRMTKKPAVALPVNSLPMPVAQGQTLSEGTDKPPEFDDYYGRTEQKIIFPVEGECLTSGRYPFKCLQFELPPDVEPEEVSVVELWFYKERDPFDEYNQTFVISEAAHWDSQQQFKKTKPIAIKETDVGEGWVRVELAWAVRVWLEGRQRLHTLHVACRTCQLRRAPLSFHEKHRPFLVLYTKYAGKRRRGRALECDPNTNECCREPLYISFKDLGWDYWIIRPAGYHAYFCKGSCAPISAVTTSKSYHHDIIRKYFYTVSERVAEFKPCCAPTTFSSLQLLYIDSTNTVTQKTLPNMVVESCGCM, translated from the exons ATGATCGCGTGGAGCACAAGCGCGTTAGTGTTCATTCTAGTCGGTAATTTTTTAAGTTTGGATGGCGAGATGCTGGGCAGCTGCGCCAATTGTGCCAACGCGGACCTCAGTGTCACCCAGCTGACGGAGGCGCGGATCGAGTTCGTCAAGCAGCAGATATTGAAGAAGCTCCGCATGACCAAGAAGCCGGCTGTCGCGCTGCCCGTCAATAGCTTACCGATGCCGGTGGCGCAAGGACAGACCCTCAGTGAAGGCACTGATAAGCCCCCCGAGTTTGACGACTATTATGGCAGAACCGAACAAAAGATCATCTTCCCTGTCGAGG GAGAATGCTTAACGTCAGGCCGGTACCCATTCAAGTGTTTGCAGTTTGAGTTACCTCCGGACGTGGAACCTGAAGAAGTATCTGTGGTTGAACTTTGGTTTTATAAG GAGCGGGATCCCTTTGACGAATATAATCAGACGTTTGTGATATCGGAAGCCGCTCACTGGGACAGCCAGCAGCAGTTCAAGAAGACTAAGCCGATAGCCATTAAGGAGACTGATGTGGGCGAAGGCTGGGTGAGAGTAGAACTCGCCTGGGCGGTCAGAGTTTGGCTAGAAGGACGCCAAAGATTGCACACATTACACGTCGCGTGCAGGACTTGTCAG CTACGTCGCGCTCCGCTCTCCTTCCATGAGAAGCATCGTCCTTTTCTTGTGCTGTATACCAAATACGCGGGCAAGCGTCGTCGAGGGAGAGCCTTGGAGTGTGATCCTAACACCAACGAGTGTTGTCGCGAGCCCCTATACATCAGCTTCAAGGACCTGGGCTGGGATTACTGGATCATCAGACCGGCTGGATACCACGCGTATTTCTGCAAAGGAAGCTGCGCCCCTATATCTGCGGTCACAACTTCCAAGAGCTACCATCACGACATCATCAGG AAATACTTCTACACTGTGTCGGAACGAGTGGCGGAGTTCAAGCCTTGCTGTGCCCCGACGACCTTCAGCTCCTTACAGCTACTTTACATAGACTCGACGAATACAGTAACGCAAAAGACCCTGCCTAATATGGTGGTCGAATCGTGTGGTTGCATGTGA